One window from the genome of Deinococcus sp. NW-56 encodes:
- a CDS encoding bifunctional 3-deoxy-7-phosphoheptulonate synthase/chorismate mutase, whose amino-acid sequence MTSPQRSIDDLRAEVDAINRDLLTLLSRRGEVVAQIGRAKSAEGRPQHYDPAREEQQLRELERLNPGPFSHAAVKAIFKEIFKASLDLEESNDKKQLLVSRKVQPADTVLDIDGVRIGGDAPPVIIAGPCSIESAGQMEETAAFLAGRGVKVLRGGAYKPRTSPYGFQGMGVDGLLIGGQVAREHGMLFVTEVMDTRDVEVVAEHADILQIGARNMHNFALLREVGRARRPVLLKRGLAATVEEWLYAAEYILSEGNPEVILCERGIRTFEKWTRNTLDLSAVALAKQETHLPVIVDVTHAAGRRDLLIPLAKAALAVGADGLHVEVHPSPSTALSDNEQQLDFAGYERFAAALAPMLTAPTLV is encoded by the coding sequence ATGACCTCTCCCCAGCGCAGCATTGACGACCTCCGCGCGGAGGTGGACGCGATCAACCGGGATCTCCTGACCCTCCTCTCCCGCCGGGGCGAGGTGGTCGCGCAGATCGGGCGGGCCAAGTCCGCCGAGGGCCGCCCGCAGCACTACGACCCCGCCCGCGAGGAACAGCAACTGCGCGAACTCGAGCGCCTCAACCCCGGCCCCTTCTCGCACGCGGCGGTCAAGGCGATCTTCAAGGAGATTTTCAAGGCCAGCCTCGACCTCGAGGAGAGCAACGACAAGAAGCAACTGCTGGTCTCGCGCAAGGTGCAGCCTGCCGACACCGTGCTCGACATCGACGGGGTGCGGATCGGCGGGGACGCGCCCCCGGTCATCATCGCCGGGCCGTGCTCCATCGAGTCGGCGGGGCAGATGGAGGAGACGGCCGCGTTCCTGGCGGGCCGGGGCGTCAAGGTTCTGCGCGGCGGCGCGTACAAGCCCCGCACGAGTCCCTACGGCTTTCAGGGGATGGGGGTGGACGGCCTCCTCATCGGCGGGCAGGTCGCCCGCGAGCACGGCATGCTGTTCGTGACCGAGGTGATGGACACCCGCGACGTGGAGGTCGTGGCCGAGCACGCCGACATTCTCCAGATCGGGGCGCGCAACATGCACAATTTCGCCCTGCTGCGCGAGGTGGGCCGCGCCCGCCGCCCGGTGCTGCTCAAGCGCGGCCTCGCGGCCACGGTTGAGGAATGGCTCTACGCCGCCGAGTACATCCTCTCGGAGGGCAACCCCGAGGTGATTCTCTGCGAGCGCGGCATCCGCACCTTCGAGAAGTGGACGCGCAACACACTCGACCTCTCGGCGGTAGCCCTCGCCAAGCAGGAGACGCACCTGCCCGTGATCGTGGACGTGACCCACGCCGCCGGACGCCGCGACCTGTTGATTCCGCTGGCGAAGGCGGCCCTGGCGGTGGGCGCCGACGGCCTCCACGTCGAGGTCCATCCCAGCCCCTCCACTGCGCTCTCGGACAACGAGCAGCAGCTCGACTTCGCCGGGTACGAGCGCTTCGCGGCGGCGCTGGCCCCGATGCTGACGGCCCCGACGCTGGTTTAA
- a CDS encoding metalloregulator ArsR/SmtB family transcription factor: MTALAPQPAPAPAPERTKPRLLERLKRAGPQTVQDLAANLGISVPGARRHLLDLQEQGLIEARTERPGGRGRPQHVFVLTDRGEATFPKTYSALCVDVLRHLQALYGDEAVTQVLGARSAELTAQVQAALPAELPLEERITRFAAWLTELGFDAVAEPGARAGEWLIVERNCPNLTVARQFPELCHSELRLFTEVLGVPVTRETRIACGQGQCRYRIGP; the protein is encoded by the coding sequence GTGACGGCCCTGGCCCCCCAGCCTGCGCCCGCGCCCGCCCCGGAGCGCACCAAACCCCGATTGCTGGAGCGGCTCAAACGCGCCGGGCCGCAGACGGTGCAGGACCTCGCGGCGAACCTCGGCATCAGCGTGCCGGGGGCGCGGCGGCACCTGCTCGACCTTCAGGAGCAGGGGCTGATCGAGGCCCGCACCGAGCGGCCCGGCGGGAGGGGGCGGCCCCAGCACGTCTTCGTGCTCACCGACCGGGGCGAGGCGACCTTTCCGAAAACGTACTCGGCGCTGTGCGTGGACGTGCTGCGGCACCTCCAGGCGCTCTACGGCGACGAGGCGGTGACGCAGGTGCTGGGCGCCCGCAGCGCGGAACTCACCGCGCAGGTGCAGGCCGCGCTGCCCGCTGAGCTGCCACTGGAGGAGCGGATCACCCGCTTCGCCGCGTGGCTGACCGAGCTGGGCTTCGACGCGGTGGCCGAACCCGGAGCGCGGGCGGGCGAGTGGCTGATCGTGGAACGCAACTGTCCCAACCTGACGGTGGCGCGGCAGTTCCCGGAGCTGTGCCACAGCGAGCTGCGACTCTTCACCGAGGTGCTGGGCGTGCCCGTGACCCGCGAGACGCGCATCGCCTGCGGGCAGGGCCAGTGCCGCTACCGGATCGGCCCCTGA
- a CDS encoding 2'-5' RNA ligase family protein: protein MTAPDRATGQPLYSLVAWPPEALDTWLRRTQERLGVRGFGAPHLNLRAPFQTDLTPGELVAAFREALRGTAPFEVPVRGWKRLPHMVFLECVRTPHLADLHARALSVRPSTRAPHDGEGYTPHLTLGLGILPRVEGLIWAEVQRLTPPVTSFGVEVLSLTREERGEVQEVHTFPLGEGAELLARLTGEAGRAEVRGAEG, encoded by the coding sequence GTGACTGCCCCCGACCGGGCCACCGGCCAGCCCCTCTACAGCCTCGTCGCGTGGCCGCCCGAGGCGCTCGACACCTGGCTGCGGCGCACCCAGGAGCGGCTGGGCGTGCGCGGCTTCGGGGCGCCGCACCTGAACTTGCGGGCGCCCTTTCAGACCGACCTCACGCCGGGGGAACTCGTCGCGGCCTTTCGGGAGGCGCTGCGGGGGACCGCACCCTTCGAGGTTCCGGTGCGTGGCTGGAAGCGGCTGCCGCACATGGTCTTTCTAGAGTGCGTGCGGACCCCCCATCTCGCTGACCTGCACGCCCGCGCCCTGAGCGTGAGGCCGTCCACCCGCGCTCCCCACGACGGCGAGGGCTACACCCCGCACCTGACGCTGGGCCTGGGCATTCTGCCGCGTGTCGAGGGCCTGATCTGGGCCGAGGTGCAGCGGCTGACTCCTCCCGTCACCTCCTTCGGGGTGGAGGTCCTGAGCCTGACCCGCGAGGAGCGCGGCGAGGTGCAGGAGGTCCACACCTTTCCGCTGGGCGAGGGGGCCGAACTGCTCGCCCGCCTCACCGGGGAGGCGGGGCGGGCGGAGGTGCGGGGCGCGGAGGGTTAA